A single Clostridium sp. AN503 DNA region contains:
- a CDS encoding spore germination protein produces the protein MAFSKSLTENLESLKQTLQADKNFDIVYRTVDIGGRKACVFFVDGFTKDEVLLKILQSWWSIKPEDMPPDAHGFSKKYVPYGEVGQVAEEKDMVVQLLTGMSCLFIDGYDVCLTVDCRTYPARGVGEPEKDKVLRGSRDGFVETLIFNTALIRRRIRDPKLSMEIMTAGESSHTDIAICYMDGRVDEQLLKEIKRRIQNLHVDALTMNQESLAEGIYPHKWFNPFPKFKFTERPDTAAACVLEGNIVILVDNSPAAMVLPSSVFDIIEEADDYYFPPITGSYLRLSRMVTAFLCLFLTPTWLLLMMHTEILPEWLKFTMLSDQTYVPLIFQLLILEFAIDGLRLAAVNTPSMLTTPLSVIAGIVLGEYSVKSGWFNSETMLYMAFVTIANYSQSSFELGYALKFMRVILLILTSIFDVWGYAAGVILAVCAIAFNKTIAGKSYIYPLVPFHWGKLKKRFLRGRLPQKEKSGS, from the coding sequence ATGGCGTTTTCGAAGAGTCTGACGGAAAATCTGGAGAGTTTAAAGCAGACGCTCCAGGCAGATAAAAATTTTGACATAGTATATCGAACTGTTGACATAGGCGGAAGAAAAGCCTGTGTATTTTTCGTGGATGGTTTTACAAAGGATGAGGTGCTGTTAAAGATCCTTCAGTCCTGGTGGAGCATCAAACCGGAGGACATGCCCCCGGATGCTCATGGATTTTCTAAAAAATATGTGCCTTACGGAGAAGTCGGACAGGTGGCAGAAGAAAAGGATATGGTCGTCCAGCTCTTGACCGGCATGTCCTGCCTGTTCATCGACGGCTATGACGTTTGCCTTACGGTGGACTGCCGTACCTATCCGGCCAGAGGCGTCGGTGAGCCGGAAAAGGACAAGGTCCTGCGCGGCTCCCGGGATGGATTTGTGGAGACCCTGATCTTTAACACGGCGCTGATCCGCCGGCGGATCCGGGACCCGAAGCTGAGTATGGAGATCATGACGGCGGGCGAAAGCTCCCACACGGATATCGCCATCTGCTATATGGACGGCAGGGTGGATGAACAGCTTTTGAAGGAGATCAAAAGGCGGATCCAGAACCTCCATGTGGATGCCCTGACCATGAACCAGGAGAGCCTTGCAGAGGGGATCTATCCGCATAAGTGGTTCAATCCGTTTCCCAAATTCAAGTTCACGGAGCGCCCGGATACGGCGGCGGCCTGTGTGCTGGAGGGAAATATCGTGATCCTGGTGGACAATTCCCCTGCGGCTATGGTGCTTCCTTCTTCTGTATTTGATATTATCGAGGAGGCGGATGATTATTATTTCCCGCCGATCACCGGAAGCTATCTGCGGCTGTCCCGGATGGTGACCGCGTTTTTGTGCCTGTTCCTGACCCCTACCTGGCTGCTCCTTATGATGCATACGGAGATCCTCCCGGAATGGCTTAAATTTACCATGCTGTCAGACCAGACCTATGTGCCTCTGATCTTCCAGCTTCTGATCCTGGAGTTTGCCATCGACGGCCTGCGCCTGGCGGCAGTCAACACCCCCAGCATGCTGACAACACCCTTAAGCGTCATCGCCGGTATCGTGCTGGGCGAGTACTCGGTGAAGTCCGGTTGGTTCAACAGTGAGACCATGCTGTATATGGCCTTTGTGACGATCGCCAACTACAGCCAGTCCAGCTTTGAGCTGGGGTATGCGCTGAAATTCATGCGTGTGATCCTCCTGATCCTCACAAGCATCTTTGATGTGTGGGGATATGCGGCAGGTGTGATCCTGGCAGTTTGTGCCATCGCCTTCAACAAGACCATCGCGGGCAAAAGCTATATCTATCCGTTGGTCCCGTTCCATTGGGGCAAGCTGAAGAAACGTTTCCTGCGGGGCCGCCTTCCCCAGAAGGAGAAAAGCGGAAGCTAA